From Pseudofrankia saprophytica, a single genomic window includes:
- a CDS encoding ATP-binding protein, which produces MPVRVALLGDRSVTDVASGEVRTRSSRIVALLACLALNPGRPQSRQRLAGMFWPDSTDGQALTNLRRELHGLRRVLGGEPCVEVSAQALLWRDTAGVTVDLRVFDAERREALDALTAIGLGAALPHVDAALRHYGGEFLPGIDEEWVAPARADLHRQCVELCTLACRATRQLGDTRGATEAARRLIGLEPLDETGYQVLMEVLAEAGDRAGAVSTYHRCSALLERDLGVTPGPALRATLGRIMRGQQVQGQHDQDQGRDQGRDQGHDSAAASLAGPTAGAVEVALVGRDREFGELRQAWRTAAGGGARLAVVRGDAGVGKTRLVTELVALTARTGAVVASSQCFGTSGRLALAPVADWLRSPVVGASGNRLEPVWRDEVDRLVPSTAGRAEPAGQAGGSPAWQRHRFFEGLARALLVVGRPTLLVLDNLQWCDHETLAFLTRFLGLAGDAPVLVVATLRADSLDREPELRDWLGRMRAAELLTEIPLDPLRQEDTVRLAEVTSGRTYTPAERGLLQAATGGYPLHVIEAMRAVATTGASPLPTADLALVLRDRLAQAGAAAQEIAGLAAAVGRDFSLELLAEASDLDLDAVVCAVDELWRRRILRQSADGYDFAHDLLRGAAYASAAPARRWLWHRRLAQALELLHADDLEPVASQLAEQHARAGRADRAVGYYRQAAGTASGVFAHAEAVRLLDAALVIVRAQPESRDRDRRELDLLEAMAAPLNAWRGYAYGSLHDLHVRSIALAESLGRDDSLLSGLVALWASTFVQGRMTESHTAGTRALSLARPGSSFAGAAHFAVAGSLLCMGEPAHSLRQFEMAAAQAHPVWLTIGTRPDVHSAAFEAHAHWLLGDPVTAWSRCQDAVTLARSVPDHPYSLAMALAYEAFTSQLCGNTEQLPTAAAELEDLCQRYGFGYYREWALVLRGWHLGGQDGLELARRGVANLKAEGALARMPYWLALLADLYARADQADAARSTLDAAIVNARTRGEVWWLPEVLRLRAGYDDRRETARSRLLGAARMATTHGSLALLRRCTEDLELIGARLPA; this is translated from the coding sequence ATGCCGGTCCGGGTTGCCCTGCTCGGTGACCGCTCTGTCACCGACGTCGCATCGGGTGAGGTGCGGACCAGGTCCTCGCGGATCGTGGCGTTGCTCGCGTGCCTTGCGCTGAACCCGGGTCGGCCGCAGTCCCGGCAGCGGCTGGCGGGGATGTTCTGGCCGGACTCGACCGATGGGCAGGCCCTGACGAACCTGCGTCGCGAGCTGCACGGGCTGCGCCGGGTGCTCGGCGGCGAGCCGTGCGTGGAGGTGTCCGCGCAGGCCCTGCTGTGGCGGGACACCGCTGGCGTGACCGTGGATCTGCGCGTCTTCGACGCCGAACGCCGCGAGGCGCTGGACGCGCTGACGGCGATCGGCCTCGGTGCCGCGCTGCCGCACGTGGACGCGGCCCTGCGCCACTATGGCGGGGAGTTCCTGCCTGGCATCGACGAGGAATGGGTGGCGCCGGCCCGCGCGGACCTGCACCGGCAATGCGTGGAGCTGTGCACGCTGGCCTGCCGGGCCACCCGGCAGCTTGGTGACACCCGCGGCGCCACCGAGGCGGCCCGCCGGCTGATCGGGTTGGAACCGCTGGACGAGACCGGCTACCAGGTGCTGATGGAGGTGCTGGCCGAGGCTGGTGACCGGGCGGGCGCGGTCAGCACGTACCACCGATGCTCGGCCCTGCTGGAGCGGGACCTGGGAGTCACCCCGGGCCCCGCGCTGCGCGCCACGCTGGGGCGAATCATGCGCGGCCAGCAGGTCCAGGGCCAGCATGACCAGGATCAGGGCCGGGATCAGGGGCGGGACCAGGGCCACGACTCGGCGGCGGCGTCCCTGGCCGGCCCCACCGCCGGCGCGGTGGAGGTGGCTCTGGTCGGCCGCGACCGGGAGTTCGGGGAGCTGCGCCAGGCCTGGCGGACCGCGGCGGGCGGCGGCGCTCGCCTGGCCGTCGTGCGCGGCGATGCCGGCGTCGGAAAGACCCGGCTGGTGACCGAGCTCGTCGCGCTCACCGCGCGGACGGGTGCCGTGGTGGCCAGTAGTCAGTGCTTCGGCACCTCGGGCCGGCTGGCGCTGGCACCGGTGGCGGACTGGCTGCGTAGCCCGGTCGTGGGTGCTTCCGGGAACAGGCTCGAGCCGGTATGGCGGGACGAGGTCGACCGGCTCGTTCCCTCCACCGCCGGGCGGGCGGAGCCGGCCGGGCAGGCCGGAGGTTCCCCCGCCTGGCAGCGTCACCGGTTCTTCGAGGGTCTGGCCCGGGCGCTGCTCGTGGTGGGCCGTCCGACCCTGCTGGTCCTGGACAACCTGCAGTGGTGCGATCACGAGACGTTGGCGTTCCTGACCAGGTTCCTCGGCCTGGCCGGCGACGCGCCGGTCCTGGTGGTGGCAACGCTGCGCGCCGACAGCCTGGACCGCGAACCCGAGCTGAGGGACTGGCTGGGCCGGATGCGGGCCGCCGAGCTGCTCACGGAGATCCCGCTCGACCCGCTGCGGCAGGAGGACACGGTTCGGCTGGCCGAGGTGACGAGCGGCCGGACGTACACCCCGGCCGAGCGTGGCCTGCTGCAGGCGGCCACCGGCGGCTACCCGCTGCACGTGATCGAAGCGATGCGCGCGGTGGCCACCACCGGCGCGTCACCGCTGCCGACCGCAGACCTGGCCCTGGTCCTTCGCGACCGTCTGGCACAGGCCGGAGCCGCGGCCCAGGAGATCGCCGGTCTGGCCGCGGCCGTGGGCCGCGACTTCAGCCTGGAACTGCTCGCCGAGGCCAGTGACCTGGACCTGGACGCCGTGGTCTGCGCGGTGGACGAGCTGTGGCGCCGCCGGATCCTGCGGCAGAGCGCGGACGGCTACGACTTCGCCCACGACCTGCTCCGTGGCGCCGCGTACGCCAGCGCCGCTCCGGCTCGGCGGTGGCTGTGGCACCGTCGCCTGGCCCAGGCCTTGGAGCTCCTGCACGCCGATGATCTGGAACCGGTGGCCTCGCAGCTCGCGGAGCAGCACGCGCGCGCGGGCCGGGCGGACCGGGCGGTGGGCTACTACCGGCAGGCGGCGGGGACCGCCTCCGGGGTCTTCGCCCACGCCGAGGCGGTGCGCCTGCTCGACGCCGCGCTCGTGATCGTCCGCGCGCAGCCGGAGTCCCGCGACCGTGACCGGCGTGAGCTGGACCTGCTGGAGGCCATGGCCGCGCCGTTGAACGCCTGGCGGGGATACGCCTACGGGTCGCTGCACGACCTGCACGTGCGTTCGATCGCGCTCGCGGAGTCCCTGGGCCGCGACGATTCCCTCCTCAGCGGCCTCGTCGCGCTGTGGGCCTCGACATTCGTTCAGGGCCGCATGACCGAGAGCCACACGGCCGGTACCCGGGCGCTGTCCCTGGCCCGGCCGGGATCGTCGTTCGCGGGCGCCGCGCACTTCGCGGTCGCCGGTTCGCTGCTGTGCATGGGCGAGCCGGCCCACTCGCTGCGGCAGTTCGAAATGGCGGCCGCGCAGGCGCACCCGGTGTGGCTGACCATCGGTACGCGCCCGGACGTCCACTCCGCGGCGTTCGAGGCCCACGCGCACTGGCTGCTCGGCGACCCGGTGACCGCCTGGAGCCGATGCCAGGACGCGGTCACGCTGGCGCGGTCGGTCCCGGACCATCCCTACAGCCTGGCCATGGCCCTGGCATACGAGGCGTTCACCAGCCAGCTGTGCGGGAACACCGAGCAGTTGCCGACCGCGGCCGCCGAACTGGAAGATCTTTGCCAACGCTACGGGTTCGGCTACTACCGGGAGTGGGCGCTGGTCCTGCGCGGCTGGCACCTCGGTGGCCAGGACGGTCTGGAGCTCGCCCGGCGCGGCGTGGCCAACCTGAAGGCGGAGGGTGCCCTGGCCCGGATGCCGTACTGGCTGGCGTTGCTGGCGGACCTGTACGCCCGGGCCGATCAGGCCGACGCCGCCCGCTCCACGCTGGACGCCGCGATCGTGAACGCGAGGACCCGCGGCGAGGTGTGGTGGCTGCCGGAGGTGCTCCGGCTGCGGGCGGGGTACGACGACCGTCGGGAAACCGCCAGGTCCCGGCTGCTCGGGGCTGCCCGGATGGCGACCACGCACGGCAGCCTCGCGTTGCTGCGCCGGTGCACCGAGGATCTGGAACTCATCGGCGCGCGTCTGCCCGCGTGA